In the Mycolicibacterium thermoresistibile genome, one interval contains:
- a CDS encoding copper resistance CopC family protein: MSSTSRAFTRTRVGPARILGAFAGILTVMGIVMAPPAAAHATLMSTDPADGAVLEEAPERVSATFNEPMQDTFAAMTVVGPDGNLWSTGEAEVDGPVVSVAVKPLGPAGTYTANYRATSADGHVVQGSWTFELKVAGSGEPGPPATLPADTADGESDGATDGAATGADLPVWVFVLIAAVIVAGGLVWAVRRQQ; encoded by the coding sequence ATGTCTTCGACCTCTCGCGCGTTCACGCGCACCCGGGTCGGCCCCGCCCGGATTCTCGGGGCCTTCGCCGGAATCCTCACCGTGATGGGGATCGTCATGGCCCCGCCCGCGGCGGCGCACGCCACCCTGATGTCCACCGATCCGGCCGACGGGGCGGTGCTCGAGGAGGCGCCGGAGCGGGTGTCGGCGACGTTCAACGAGCCGATGCAGGACACCTTCGCCGCGATGACGGTGGTGGGTCCGGACGGCAACCTGTGGTCCACCGGCGAGGCCGAGGTGGACGGTCCGGTGGTGAGTGTGGCAGTCAAACCGCTCGGGCCGGCCGGCACCTACACCGCCAACTACCGCGCCACCTCGGCCGACGGCCATGTGGTGCAGGGATCGTGGACCTTTGAGCTGAAGGTCGCCGGCAGCGGGGAGCCCGGTCCGCCGGCCACCCTGCCCGCCGATACCGCCGACGGGGAGTCCGACGGCGCCACCGACGGCGCGGCAACCGGGGCCGATCTGCCGGTCTGGGTGTTCGTGCTGATCGCCGCGGTGATCGTGGCGGGTGGCCTGGTCTGGGCGGTGCGGCGCCAGCAGTGA
- a CDS encoding ImmA/IrrE family metallo-endopeptidase, whose product MPASRRVTRAVNAVLDLAPRRGEVSLLKLVQAVAEQRGRPIELKMADLPPGVCGQWREYADRDVFLIQQGLPAWDRTLAHELGHLVLGHDGIPVAQAAQAGTEVAGDDLISYMLNQRTGCMGPSGEDAEQEAEDFAALLIYRLGRLPSDRSSLVQVRLGEAFG is encoded by the coding sequence ATGCCGGCAAGTCGACGTGTCACACGAGCCGTCAACGCGGTTCTCGATCTCGCGCCGCGGCGCGGCGAGGTCTCCCTGCTGAAGCTGGTGCAGGCGGTCGCCGAGCAGCGGGGCCGTCCGATCGAGTTGAAGATGGCCGACCTGCCGCCCGGCGTGTGTGGACAGTGGCGCGAATACGCCGACCGTGACGTCTTCCTGATCCAGCAGGGCCTGCCGGCGTGGGATCGCACCCTGGCCCACGAACTCGGCCACCTGGTCCTCGGCCATGACGGCATCCCGGTCGCGCAGGCGGCCCAGGCCGGCACCGAGGTGGCCGGCGACGACCTGATCAGCTACATGCTCAACCAACGCACCGGGTGCATGGGGCCCAGCGGTGAGGACGCCGAGCAGGAAGCCGAGGATTTCGCCGCGTTGCTCATCTACCGGCTGGGCCGGTTGCCGTCCGACCGGTCCTCGCTGGTGCAGGTCCGCCTCGGAGAGGCGTTTGGTTGA
- a CDS encoding ferritin produces MSSVDVLDTKFHQLVQEQIRAEFSAAQQYLAIAVYFDGADLPRLADHFYGQAVEERNHAMMLVRYLLDRGVEVEIPGVDPVRNGFESAADAVGLALQQERTVTEQITRLAGAARDEGDHLGEQFMQWFLKEQVEEVAQMSTLARVAERAGDNLFHLEEFVAREFGDRRAGDPTAPPVAGGAL; encoded by the coding sequence ATGTCATCCGTGGACGTACTCGACACCAAGTTCCACCAGCTCGTGCAGGAGCAAATCCGGGCCGAGTTCTCGGCCGCCCAGCAGTACCTCGCGATCGCGGTGTACTTCGACGGCGCCGACCTGCCCCGGCTCGCCGACCACTTCTACGGACAGGCGGTCGAGGAACGCAATCACGCCATGATGCTGGTGCGGTACCTGCTCGACCGTGGGGTCGAGGTCGAGATCCCCGGCGTCGACCCGGTGCGCAACGGCTTCGAGTCGGCGGCCGACGCGGTCGGCCTGGCGCTGCAGCAGGAACGCACCGTCACCGAGCAGATCACCCGGCTGGCCGGTGCCGCCCGCGACGAGGGCGACCATCTCGGCGAGCAGTTCATGCAGTGGTTCCTGAAGGAACAGGTCGAGGAGGTGGCGCAGATGTCCACCCTGGCGCGGGTGGCCGAACGCGCCGGGGACAACCTGTTCCACCTCGAGGAGTTCGTCGCCCGCGAATTCGGCGACCGCCGCGCCGGCGACCCGACCGCGCCACCGGTCGCCGGCGGCGCGCTGTAA
- a CDS encoding TMEM165/GDT1 family protein, which produces MLTATLISLGVVFVAELGDKSQLITMTYALRHRWWVVLSGVGIAALLVHGISVAVGHFLGMTLPERPIAFAAAVAFLLFAAWTWWDGRDPGGDGAPSVAQTRHVLFAVVSSFVLAELGDKTMLATVALASEHAWAGVWIGATAGMVLADGVAIAVGAVLNRRLPIRSLHRLAGLLFLVVGLWLLFDAALGWRGVAVAAVGGAVALAGLAATVGYLRGRAAPEPAPITPTQDR; this is translated from the coding sequence ATGCTCACCGCCACACTGATCAGCCTCGGCGTGGTGTTCGTCGCCGAACTCGGCGACAAGTCCCAGCTCATCACCATGACCTACGCCCTGCGCCACCGCTGGTGGGTGGTGCTCAGCGGGGTCGGGATCGCCGCGCTGCTCGTGCACGGCATCTCGGTGGCCGTCGGCCACTTCCTCGGGATGACGCTTCCGGAGCGGCCGATCGCCTTCGCGGCCGCGGTGGCCTTTCTGCTGTTCGCGGCGTGGACCTGGTGGGACGGCCGCGACCCGGGCGGCGACGGGGCCCCGTCGGTGGCCCAGACCCGGCATGTGCTGTTCGCGGTCGTCTCGTCGTTCGTGCTGGCCGAGTTGGGTGACAAAACCATGCTGGCCACGGTCGCGCTGGCCAGCGAGCACGCCTGGGCCGGGGTGTGGATCGGCGCCACCGCCGGAATGGTGCTGGCCGACGGCGTCGCCATCGCCGTCGGCGCGGTCCTGAACCGCCGGCTGCCGATCCGGTCGCTGCACCGGTTGGCCGGACTGCTGTTCCTCGTGGTCGGGCTGTGGTTGCTGTTCGACGCCGCGCTGGGGTGGCGCGGGGTTGCGGTGGCCGCGGTCGGCGGGGCCGTCGCGCTGGCCGGTCTGGCCGCGACGGTGGGTTACCTCCGCGGCCGCGCGGCGCCGGAACCAGCGCCGATCACGCCGACGCAGGACCGGTGA
- a CDS encoding LCP family protein yields MTQRRPPDPRRREPSQVIRRDPNFRPPPVWPPNPPTPPPAQPPHRRPQPPPRRSAPARRQQPGGPPPHPAPVPARPVRPRRPWVLRHLGRIVLTTVLVFAVAVVAGVVWIDTELQRAPVLGQYSGRPAAGKGTNWLLVGSDSRQGLTPDQQAALTTGGDLGNGRTDTILLVHVPAVGSGAPSAMVSIPRDSYVEIPGYGGDKINAAYSLGGPALLAQTVEQATGLRLDHYAEIGFGGFAELVDAVGGVRMCLAEPVTDPLAGIDLPAGCQKLDGRNALGFVRSRATPRADLDRMVNQRAFMSALLDRVVSPAVLLNPLRWEPMRTAAMTALTVDAGDHVWDLARLAFALSRGAVTATVPIGGFGSGSTAQWDHAAADRLFAALASDTPIPPELLDDPVP; encoded by the coding sequence GTGACCCAGCGACGGCCGCCCGACCCCCGACGACGCGAACCGTCGCAGGTCATCCGTCGCGACCCGAACTTCCGGCCGCCGCCGGTGTGGCCGCCCAATCCCCCGACCCCGCCGCCGGCCCAGCCGCCGCACCGCCGGCCACAACCGCCTCCCCGCCGGTCGGCCCCCGCCCGTCGGCAACAGCCGGGCGGGCCTCCGCCCCACCCGGCGCCGGTGCCGGCCCGTCCGGTCCGCCCGCGCCGCCCGTGGGTGCTCCGGCATCTCGGCCGGATCGTGCTGACCACGGTGCTGGTGTTCGCGGTCGCGGTGGTGGCCGGTGTGGTATGGATCGACACCGAACTCCAGCGGGCCCCGGTGCTCGGCCAGTACTCCGGCCGGCCGGCCGCCGGCAAGGGCACCAACTGGCTGCTGGTCGGATCCGACAGTCGGCAGGGGTTGACGCCCGACCAGCAGGCGGCGCTGACCACCGGCGGCGACCTCGGCAACGGCCGCACCGACACCATCCTGTTGGTGCACGTGCCCGCCGTCGGCTCCGGCGCCCCGTCCGCGATGGTGTCGATCCCCCGCGACTCCTACGTCGAGATTCCCGGTTACGGCGGCGACAAGATCAACGCCGCATACTCGCTGGGCGGCCCGGCCCTGCTGGCGCAGACCGTCGAACAGGCCACCGGGTTGCGCCTGGACCACTACGCCGAGATCGGGTTCGGGGGTTTCGCCGAACTCGTCGACGCCGTCGGCGGGGTCCGCATGTGCCTGGCCGAGCCGGTGACCGACCCGCTGGCCGGTATCGACCTGCCCGCCGGCTGCCAGAAGCTGGACGGCCGCAACGCGCTGGGGTTCGTCCGGTCCCGGGCCACCCCGCGGGCCGATCTGGACCGCATGGTCAACCAGCGCGCGTTCATGTCCGCCCTGCTGGACCGGGTGGTCAGTCCCGCGGTGCTGCTCAATCCGCTGCGTTGGGAACCGATGAGGACCGCGGCGATGACGGCGCTGACCGTCGACGCCGGCGACCACGTGTGGGATCTCGCCCGGTTGGCGTTTGCGCTGAGCCGCGGCGCGGTCACCGCCACGGTGCCGATCGGCGGATTCGGGTCCGGGTCGACCGCGCAGTGGGACCACGCCGCGGCCGACCGGTTGTTTGCTGCGCTGGCCTCCGACACCCCGATCCCGCCCGAGTTGCTGGACGATCCCGTGCCCTGA
- a CDS encoding flavin-containing monooxygenase: MTEHLDVLIVGAGISGISAAWHLQDRCPSKSYAILERRDNLGGTWDLFKYPGIRSDSDMFTLGFRFKPWTDPKAIADGPDILAYLKETAEEFGIDEHIRYRHRVVSANWSDPDNKWILQVERDGEQVEMTCSFLFACSGYYNYDEGYSPEFPGADDFEGTIVHPQHWPEDLDYAGKRIVVIGSGATAVTLIPALAETGAGHVTMLQRSPTYIGSLPLVDPIAVKVNKYLPPKMASVVNRWKAIIFSTFQYQLSRKFPNYMRRTLMRMAERRLPPGYDVEKHFGPRYNPWDERLCLAPNGDLFRAIRHGKADVVTDTIDTFTKTGIRLTSGTELEADIIITATGLNLQLFGGAEIKRNGQPVELTETMAYKGMMLSGMPNMAFTIGYTNASWTLKADLVSEFVCRVLNHMDEHGYDVVEPQHPGDSVEERPLLDFTPGYVLRALDRLPKAGSRTPWRLKQNYLFDLGLIRHGRVDDEGLQFGRRRAALSATA, translated from the coding sequence ATGACTGAGCACCTCGACGTCCTCATCGTGGGCGCCGGAATCTCCGGTATCAGCGCCGCCTGGCATCTGCAGGACCGCTGCCCGTCGAAGAGTTACGCGATCCTGGAACGCCGCGACAATCTGGGCGGCACCTGGGATCTGTTCAAATACCCGGGCATCCGGTCGGACTCCGACATGTTCACGCTCGGGTTCCGGTTCAAGCCCTGGACCGACCCCAAGGCGATCGCCGACGGGCCGGACATCCTGGCCTATCTCAAGGAGACCGCCGAGGAGTTCGGCATCGACGAGCACATCCGGTACCGCCACCGGGTGGTGTCGGCGAACTGGTCCGATCCGGACAACAAGTGGATCCTGCAGGTGGAACGCGACGGTGAGCAGGTCGAGATGACGTGTTCGTTCCTGTTCGCCTGCAGCGGCTACTACAACTATGACGAGGGCTACTCGCCGGAGTTCCCGGGCGCCGACGACTTCGAGGGCACCATCGTGCACCCGCAGCACTGGCCCGAGGATCTCGACTACGCCGGCAAGCGCATCGTGGTGATCGGCAGCGGTGCGACCGCGGTGACGCTGATCCCGGCCCTGGCCGAGACCGGCGCCGGGCATGTCACCATGCTGCAGCGGTCGCCCACCTACATCGGTTCGCTGCCGTTGGTGGACCCGATCGCGGTCAAGGTGAACAAGTACCTGCCACCGAAGATGGCCAGTGTGGTCAACCGCTGGAAGGCGATCATCTTCAGCACCTTCCAGTACCAGCTGTCGCGCAAGTTCCCCAACTACATGCGCCGGACGTTGATGAGGATGGCCGAGCGCCGGCTGCCGCCGGGCTACGACGTCGAGAAGCACTTCGGTCCGCGCTACAACCCGTGGGATGAGCGACTCTGCCTGGCGCCCAACGGTGACCTGTTCCGCGCCATCCGGCACGGCAAGGCCGACGTGGTCACCGACACCATCGACACCTTCACCAAGACCGGTATCCGGTTGACATCGGGCACCGAGTTGGAAGCCGACATCATCATCACCGCGACGGGGTTGAATCTGCAGCTGTTCGGCGGCGCGGAGATCAAGCGCAACGGGCAGCCGGTCGAGCTCACCGAGACGATGGCCTACAAGGGCATGATGCTGAGCGGGATGCCCAACATGGCGTTCACCATCGGCTACACCAACGCGTCCTGGACACTGAAGGCCGATCTGGTGTCCGAATTCGTCTGCCGCGTCCTGAACCACATGGACGAGCACGGCTACGACGTCGTCGAACCGCAGCATCCGGGCGACAGCGTCGAGGAGCGGCCGCTGCTGGACTTCACCCCCGGGTACGTGTTGCGGGCGCTGGACCGGCTGCCCAAGGCCGGATCCCGTACCCCGTGGCGGCTCAAGCAGAACTATCTGTTCGACCTCGGGCTGATCCGGCACGGCCGGGTCGACGACGAGGGTCTGCAGTTCGGCAGACGCCGCGCCGCGCTGTCAGCGACCGCCTGA
- a CDS encoding helix-turn-helix domain-containing protein, with amino-acid sequence MSKTFADRLNRLFETVYPPGRGPHTSAEVIAALKAEGITMSAPYLSQLRSGNRTNPSQATMAALASFFRIKPDYFTDDEYFEKLDKELTWLAQMRDEGVRRIAARTIGLSPEAQEDIVKRAEELRRKENLDD; translated from the coding sequence ATGAGCAAGACGTTCGCCGACCGGCTGAACCGGCTGTTCGAGACGGTTTACCCGCCGGGTCGGGGCCCGCATACGTCGGCCGAAGTGATCGCCGCACTCAAGGCGGAGGGCATCACGATGTCCGCGCCGTATCTGTCGCAGCTGCGTTCCGGCAACCGCACCAACCCGTCGCAGGCAACGATGGCGGCGCTTGCCAGCTTCTTCCGGATCAAGCCGGACTACTTCACCGATGACGAGTACTTCGAGAAGCTCGACAAGGAGCTGACCTGGCTGGCGCAGATGCGGGACGAGGGGGTCCGCCGCATCGCTGCGCGCACCATCGGCCTGTCCCCCGAGGCGCAGGAGGACATTGTGAAGCGGGCCGAGGAGCTCCGCCGCAAGGAGAACCTCGACGACTGA
- a CDS encoding superoxide dismutase: protein MAEYTLPDLDWDYGALEPHISGQINELHHSKHHATYVKGANDALAKLEEARANGDHSAIFLHEKNLAFHLGGHVNHTIWWKNLSPNGGDKPTGELAAAIDEHFGSFDKFRAQFTAAANGLQGSGWAVLGYDTLGQRLLTFQLYDQQANVPLGIIPLLQVDMWEHAFYLQYKNVKADYVKAFWNVVNWEDVQNRFNAAVSKAQGLIF from the coding sequence GTGGCCGAATACACCTTGCCCGATCTCGATTGGGACTACGGTGCGCTTGAACCGCACATCTCGGGCCAGATCAACGAGCTGCACCACAGCAAGCACCACGCCACCTATGTGAAGGGCGCCAACGACGCACTGGCGAAGCTGGAGGAGGCCCGCGCCAACGGCGATCACTCCGCCATCTTTCTGCACGAGAAGAACCTGGCTTTCCATCTCGGCGGCCACGTCAACCACACCATCTGGTGGAAGAACCTCTCCCCCAACGGGGGTGACAAGCCCACCGGTGAGCTCGCCGCCGCCATCGACGAGCACTTCGGCTCGTTCGACAAGTTCCGCGCACAGTTCACCGCGGCGGCCAACGGCCTGCAGGGCTCGGGCTGGGCGGTGCTCGGCTACGACACCCTCGGCCAGCGGCTGCTGACCTTCCAGCTCTACGACCAGCAGGCCAACGTTCCGCTGGGCATCATCCCGCTGCTGCAGGTCGACATGTGGGAGCACGCCTTCTACCTGCAGTACAAGAACGTCAAGGCCGACTACGTCAAGGCGTTCTGGAACGTCGTCAACTGGGAGGACGTGCAGAACCGGTTCAACGCAGCGGTCAGCAAGGCCCAGGGCCTGATCTTCTGA
- a CDS encoding DUF4328 domain-containing protein, with protein sequence MIQVCSQCGTRWNVRDRRRVWCPRCNGALLAPGATPPAPSPWSARSTTASAGPGAAPPRLPPGYRWIAVRPGAAPPRRTGPRPLGPTPRYESVPRWGLVEHFDTAPQDAGPEPGASAALVRGVLILTMVILGAAAFAHIVRYVLLLINRSTLLHPWVAAVATWLPVALSVAAMFAVVTTILVLTNWLIARRAATYRRLGTSDPRPVWMLWTGCVLPVVNLIVAPVFIFELAKAEDRLSWLRRPVYVFWAAWLVSHVISGCAFFTSFARDAQGIADNTVITVVAYLAALAVVVLVARVHDSFDRTPVERPARRWVVVPDQTAEPGRPGGSEEHADGSSAPPVEAGGQNPAA encoded by the coding sequence ATGATCCAGGTGTGTTCCCAGTGCGGAACGCGGTGGAACGTGCGCGACCGCCGGCGGGTGTGGTGCCCACGGTGCAACGGCGCCCTGCTGGCGCCCGGCGCCACACCACCGGCACCGTCGCCGTGGAGTGCCCGGTCGACCACCGCATCGGCGGGTCCGGGCGCCGCGCCGCCCCGGCTGCCTCCCGGGTACCGATGGATCGCGGTCCGCCCGGGCGCGGCGCCACCACGCCGCACCGGCCCGCGACCACTCGGGCCGACACCGCGGTACGAGTCCGTCCCCCGGTGGGGACTGGTGGAGCACTTCGACACCGCCCCGCAGGACGCCGGACCCGAGCCCGGCGCCAGCGCGGCGCTGGTGCGCGGGGTGCTCATCCTGACCATGGTGATCCTCGGCGCCGCCGCGTTCGCCCACATCGTGCGGTACGTCCTGCTGCTGATCAACCGCAGCACCCTGCTGCATCCGTGGGTGGCGGCCGTGGCGACCTGGCTGCCGGTGGCGCTCTCGGTGGCGGCGATGTTCGCTGTGGTCACCACGATCCTGGTGCTGACGAACTGGCTGATCGCGCGGCGGGCGGCGACCTACCGCCGGCTCGGGACATCCGATCCGCGCCCGGTGTGGATGCTGTGGACGGGATGCGTGCTGCCGGTGGTGAACCTGATCGTCGCGCCGGTGTTCATCTTCGAGCTGGCCAAGGCCGAGGATCGGCTGAGCTGGCTGCGCCGGCCGGTCTACGTGTTCTGGGCGGCGTGGCTGGTAAGCCACGTGATCTCGGGGTGCGCGTTCTTCACCAGCTTCGCCCGGGACGCCCAGGGCATCGCGGACAACACCGTGATCACCGTCGTCGCCTACCTGGCGGCACTGGCCGTCGTGGTGCTGGTCGCCCGCGTGCACGACAGCTTCGACCGCACCCCCGTCGAGCGGCCGGCCCGGCGATGGGTGGTGGTGCCCGACCAGACCGCGGAACCGGGACGGCCCGGCGGGTCGGAGGAACACGCCGACGGCTCCTCCGCGCCTCCGGTTGAGGCCGGCGGGCAGAACCCGGCAGCATAG
- a CDS encoding DUF6474 family protein has product MSLFKRRKSRATRRAEARALKHKAKLEAKLAAKNEARRIKSEQRAEARALKAQLRAQQKSDRTARKVAEAQLKAAQEGKLLSPTRIRRALTVTRLLAPVVVPVGYRVAIAARGYLDERRADRLGVPLAQLGQFSGHGAQLSARIAGAERSLRLVVEKNPKDAETKQFAAAITDRLSDLSAAVAAAENMPSTRRKAAHAAIAEQLDGIDADLLARLGVSS; this is encoded by the coding sequence ATGAGCCTGTTCAAGCGACGCAAGAGCCGCGCTACCCGTCGAGCCGAGGCCCGGGCCCTGAAACACAAGGCCAAGCTCGAGGCCAAGCTCGCCGCGAAGAACGAGGCCCGGCGGATCAAGTCCGAGCAGCGCGCGGAGGCCAGGGCGCTCAAGGCTCAGCTGCGCGCGCAGCAGAAGAGCGACCGCACCGCCCGCAAGGTCGCCGAAGCCCAGCTCAAGGCGGCACAGGAGGGCAAACTGTTGTCGCCGACCCGGATTCGCCGGGCATTGACCGTCACCCGGCTGCTGGCGCCGGTGGTGGTTCCGGTGGGCTACCGGGTGGCCATCGCCGCGCGCGGTTACCTCGATGAACGCCGTGCCGACCGGCTCGGGGTCCCGCTGGCCCAGCTCGGCCAGTTCTCCGGGCACGGAGCCCAGTTGTCGGCGCGGATCGCGGGCGCCGAACGGTCGCTGCGGCTGGTGGTCGAGAAGAACCCGAAGGACGCCGAGACCAAACAGTTCGCCGCCGCGATCACCGATCGCCTCAGCGATCTGTCCGCAGCGGTGGCGGCCGCGGAGAACATGCCCTCGACGCGGCGCAAGGCCGCGCACGCGGCGATCGCCGAACAGCTCGACGGTATCGACGCGGATCTGCTGGCCCGGCTGGGAGTGTCGAGCTGA
- a CDS encoding CopD family protein yields the protein MSRLRAAAVGVLLVAAATAAAWAVAFPQVVPATAATRALADCAAVVTLGLAVVPLLDTGRRRGELARTAAGPLAVSAGCWLLAEVVRLAVQGAQLVGVPVWRLRTSTVVEYATVTAAGRSALLSIAAAATVAGLALAAHRRSAAWMVAIGAAAAGMLARTLTGHLAASPVGGAAVAVHALAAALWCGVLAALVLTVAHRGRWARVLPRFSQVSLWCVIVLLVCGVAGAAVTLASPAALFDTGYGRVLSGKIAVTVALIGLAWRNRTGWVPAARAHRTTAEVSTARSLTELALMTVALTFAAVLTVTG from the coding sequence GTGAGCCGCCTGCGGGCGGCGGCCGTCGGCGTTCTGCTGGTGGCCGCCGCCACGGCAGCCGCCTGGGCGGTGGCGTTCCCGCAGGTCGTGCCGGCCACCGCGGCGACCCGCGCGCTGGCCGACTGCGCGGCGGTGGTGACGCTGGGGTTGGCGGTGGTCCCGCTGCTGGACACCGGCCGCCGGCGCGGCGAGCTGGCCCGGACCGCGGCCGGGCCGCTGGCGGTCAGCGCCGGATGCTGGCTGCTGGCCGAGGTGGTGCGGCTGGCGGTGCAGGGCGCGCAACTGGTCGGGGTACCGGTGTGGCGGCTGCGCACCTCGACCGTGGTGGAGTACGCGACCGTGACCGCGGCGGGCCGGTCGGCGCTGCTCAGCATCGCGGCCGCGGCGACGGTGGCCGGTCTGGCGTTGGCGGCGCACCGGCGGTCGGCGGCGTGGATGGTGGCGATCGGCGCGGCCGCGGCCGGGATGCTGGCGCGCACTCTCACCGGCCATCTGGCGGCGAGTCCGGTGGGCGGGGCGGCGGTCGCGGTCCATGCGCTGGCGGCGGCGCTCTGGTGCGGTGTGCTGGCGGCGCTGGTGCTGACCGTGGCGCACCGGGGCCGGTGGGCGCGGGTGCTGCCGCGGTTCTCCCAGGTGTCGTTGTGGTGTGTGATCGTGCTGCTGGTGTGCGGCGTGGCCGGCGCCGCCGTCACTCTCGCCTCCCCGGCGGCGTTGTTCGACACGGGCTATGGCCGGGTGTTGTCGGGGAAGATCGCGGTGACGGTGGCGCTGATCGGGTTGGCGTGGCGCAACCGCACCGGCTGGGTGCCGGCCGCCCGCGCGCACCGGACCACCGCCGAGGTGTCGACGGCCCGCTCGCTGACCGAACTGGCGTTGATGACGGTGGCGTTGACTTTCGCGGCGGTGCTGACCGTCACGGGGTGA
- a CDS encoding glycerophosphodiester phosphodiesterase, which produces METGGEALGRHPYVVAHRGASADRPEHTLAAYELALEEGADGLECDVRLTRDGQLVCVHDRRVDRTSTGSGVISTMTLDELRRLDFGAWHDSWQPVYGTFGLLTLEELIGLVLGWKRPVKLFIETKHPVRYGGLVESKVLAMLHRFGIASPPSARLSRAVIMSFSPAALWRVRRSAPLLPTVLLGPTSRYLGGSAATTVGATAVGPSIAALRARPELVDRAAAQGRSTYCWTVDQYEDVALCRDLGVPWISTNYPGRTKKWLQDGLTGAGRD; this is translated from the coding sequence ATGGAGACGGGCGGGGAGGCGCTCGGCCGCCACCCCTATGTGGTGGCACATCGCGGGGCGTCGGCGGACCGTCCGGAACACACGCTGGCCGCCTATGAACTCGCTCTCGAGGAGGGCGCCGACGGTCTGGAGTGCGATGTCCGGCTGACCCGGGACGGTCAGCTGGTGTGTGTGCACGACCGGCGCGTCGATCGGACGTCCACCGGTTCCGGTGTGATCAGCACGATGACGCTGGACGAGCTGCGGCGGCTGGACTTCGGGGCGTGGCATGACAGTTGGCAGCCGGTCTACGGCACGTTCGGTCTGCTCACCCTCGAAGAGCTGATCGGGTTGGTGCTGGGCTGGAAGCGGCCGGTCAAGCTGTTCATCGAAACCAAACACCCGGTGCGCTACGGCGGGCTGGTGGAGAGCAAGGTGCTGGCCATGCTGCACCGGTTCGGCATCGCCTCCCCGCCGTCCGCGCGGCTGTCCCGGGCGGTCATCATGTCCTTCTCGCCCGCCGCGTTGTGGCGGGTCCGCCGGTCGGCACCGCTGCTGCCGACGGTGCTGCTCGGTCCGACGTCGCGCTACCTGGGCGGCAGTGCCGCCACCACGGTCGGCGCCACCGCGGTCGGACCGTCGATCGCGGCCCTGCGGGCCCGCCCCGAGCTGGTCGACCGGGCCGCGGCACAGGGCCGGTCCACCTACTGCTGGACCGTGGACCAGTACGAGGATGTGGCGCTCTGCCGCGATCTCGGGGTGCCGTGGATCTCGACCAACTACCCGGGCCGCACCAAGAAGTGGCTGCAGGACGGGTTGACCGGCGCCGGCCGGGACTGA
- the rraA gene encoding ribonuclease E activity regulator RraA: MIVEPRPTADLVDEIGPDVRSCDLQLQQYGGRAQFAGPISTVRCFQDNALLKSVLSEPGNGGVLVIDGDGSLHTALVGDVIAELARGNGWAGLIINGAVRDSATLRTLDIGIKALGTNPRKSTKTGAGQRDVAVEFGGVTFVPGEIAYADEDGIVVVPPPSPSAEG, from the coding sequence GTGATCGTAGAACCTCGACCCACCGCCGATCTGGTCGATGAGATCGGTCCCGATGTCCGTAGTTGCGATCTGCAGCTCCAGCAGTACGGCGGCCGCGCCCAGTTCGCCGGTCCGATCAGCACTGTGCGCTGTTTCCAGGACAACGCGCTGCTCAAGTCGGTGTTGTCGGAGCCGGGCAACGGTGGGGTGCTGGTGATCGACGGTGACGGTTCCCTGCACACCGCCCTGGTCGGCGACGTGATCGCCGAGTTGGCCCGCGGTAACGGCTGGGCTGGTCTGATCATCAACGGCGCGGTGCGCGATTCGGCCACCCTGCGCACCCTCGACATCGGCATCAAGGCGCTGGGCACCAATCCGCGCAAGAGCACCAAGACCGGCGCCGGCCAGCGCGATGTGGCGGTCGAGTTCGGTGGGGTGACCTTCGTGCCCGGTGAGATCGCCTACGCCGACGAGGACGGCATCGTGGTCGTGCCACCGCCGTCCCCGTCGGCCGAAGGCTGA